CGCCGGCTGACGGCGGCGGCGGAGGGCTGGGCCGAGGCCGGACGGAAACCGAGCGGCCTCTACGGGGGCGATGCCCTGGAGGAGGCGAAGAAGCTCACCGCGGAGCACATCCGGCGGGACGGCCGGGTCCCGCCCGCCCGGGGCACCCGGCTGCTTCAGGGGCCGGTCCGGAAAAAGCAACCGGTCCGGAGAGAGCGGCCGGCCCGGGGAGACGTACCGGCGCGGGCGGCCCGGCACATGGACGCCGGTGGTCCGGCCGGTGCGGCCGCGTCCACCGTGGTCCGCGTACCCGTTCCCCCGGTGGTGGGGGAGTTCGTCACCGCGAGTGACCACGCGCAGCGCCGAAGACGCCTCGTCACACGTGCGTGGATCGCGTCCCTCTCGGTCCTGGCCCTGGTGGCGGTGTCCCTCTTCGGGTGGGCCGCCCATGAGAACGAGCAGGCGGAAAGCCGGGAGAAGACCCTGATCGCCAGGGAGCTGGCCGCCCGGGCCGGCGCCCTGCGGGAGCGCGACCCGCAGACCGCGCTCCGCCTGAGCCTGGCCGCCTACCGTACGGCCGTGATCCCCGAGACCCGTTCCAGCCTCTACGCTTCCTCGACGACCGTCACACCGGCCCACCTCGTGCCCGCGAAGCAGTATCGCGAGGCCGTTCTCGGCCTTGCCTACAGCCCGGACGGGAAGGTCCTGGCCGCGAGCCACCGGGAAAGGGAATCCGGCGGCGGCCGGGTCCAGTTGTGGGATGTGTCCGTGCCGACCAGGCCGGCCGAAGCGGGCCGGTTCGAGCTGAAAAGCAGTCCGGTCGTCGCTTTCCATCCGCGCTCACGGATCCTCGCCGCGCAGTCGGCGGACGAACTGACGCTGTGGGACACCGCGGACCCGCGGGAACCGAGACAGCTCGCCCTGGTGCGGCTCGCCCCCCTGCAGACGTACACGCTGGCCTTCAGCAAGGACGGCCGGACCCTCGCGGCGGGCAGCGGGAAGGGACTGCTGCGGCTGTGGGACGTGGGCGACCCCGCCCGGCCCACCCTGCGAGAGCAGCGGACGGTCGCCACGTCGCCCCTGATCTCCCTGGCCTTCACCCGGGACGGGGACCACCTGATCACAGGCAACAGCAACGGCGACGGGGACGCGGAGGGCGAGCAGCCCGCCCAGGTACAGCTGTGGGACGTCGGCGACCCGGACCGGCCCGTGCTGCGGGACACCGAACGGGCCGAGACGGTCATGGCGGTGGCCGCCCACCCCCGCCGTGACCTGGTGGTCGCGACCGGCGGATACGGGAAGGTCGCCTGGTGGGAAGTGAGGGACGGGCGGGAACTGCGACGTGTGGAGGCGGAGGAGTACAGGGACACCTGGGGTGACGACAACGGCGGCATACCGTCCCTGGCCTTCAGCGCGGACGGCAGGTTCCTGGCGGGAGCCGACCGCGACAACGGCGTCAAACGGATCGACGCCACCAGGAAGACGGCGGAACTGGTGGACGGTCTGCCCGGTGTGACGCTGCCGGTGGGCGAACCGTCCCAGTCGGTCGCCTACAGCCCGGACAGCAGGTATCTGGCGGTCGGCGAAGTCGGCGGAGAGGTGCGCCTGTGGCCCGACCGGCCCTGGGCGCCTGCGCTGAAGGGCGGTGTCCACCTCATGCCCCAGGCGGGCACCAGCGCCTTCAGCGCCGACGGCAGGCTGGTCCTCACCTCGCAGTACGAAGGCGAGGGCCGCACGACGAGCGTGTGGGACGTCAGCGACATCGAGGCGCCGAAGATCCGGTACACCCTGCCGGAGGGATGGGAGGCCAAGTTCTTCCTGACGCGCCGCGAGAAGCCGGTGTTCCTGGCCCACCACTGGGCCGGAGGGCTGGAGCACACCCTCCAGATCTGGCAGCTGGAGCCGGGCGGGGCCGTGAGGAAAGGGGCCGGCATCCGGTTCACCGCCGACAACCCGAGCATCGCCGTGAGCCCTGACGGCATGCTCCTCGCGGTGGGCTCGGACGAGGAACCCGTCACCACGCTGTGGGACCTCGGCGACCCGGCAAAACCCGTGCGCCGAGGTGCCGTCGAGGTGAGGGCGAGCAGTGCGCTCGGGAGCTCGGGAAGCCTCTGGTTCGCCGGAGAACAGTCCCTGGCGACGACGGAGGGAGGCCGGCACATCAGGTTCTGGGACGTCTCCGACCCCTCCCGCCCCCGCAAGGGCGGACGCATCAAGGACGCGGCGTCGATGGCCGGCGCGATGTACCACGGCGCGTCCCGGCTGCTCGTCACCGAGGCGGTGGGGGACGAGGTCAGGCTCTGGGACCTCTCCCGGCCCGCGCATCCCGTCAAGGGCGGTGTGCTTCCGGCCGCACCCGAAGGCTACTTCCCCATGGGCAAGGGACGACTGGCGACGGCACTGGCCGACGGGAGCGTCGAGTTCTGGGACGTCTCCGATCCGGCGCACCCCAGGAGGACAGGCCACGACCTCCTGTTCGACCATGCGGTCGGTTCGATCGACATGGCCTTCGACGGCCGCCACGTGGTGACGAGCGGGCCCTATCGTCTGTGGTCCATAGGGAAGGACGGGCGGTGGAACACCCCCGAACTCTTCACGCTGGAGAACGCGCAAACGGTGCACGTGCCGCCCGGGGCATCGCCCGGGGGCTCGCGCTGGCTGGCCGTCACCACGCACGACACCACCGGCATGACGCCGGAGACGACCTACGTACTCGACTTCGACACCGACGGTCTCTACGAGGACCTGTGCGCCTCCTACCCCTCAAGCGTCTTTGAGGAACGGTGGCGTCAGATGCTCCCGCACCTGACCTACCGTGAGTCCTGCGCCTGAAGGCCCGCACCGGGCCGGACCCGACGGCCACCACCGCGCCGGGCGGGGACCACCGGCACCCGCACGCCTCGTGACGGGACGTCCGGCGTCAGCGCCGTCGGTGTCCGTGCCGCCGGTGTCCGTGCCGCCGGTGTCCGTGCCCGTGAGGGGAAAGTCCGCGAAGTCCCTTCGGAACAGGCCCTTCGTTCCTATGATCGATTCTGCCTCCCGGACGTCCGGGAGACCGACAGGAGGAGGGGCTGTGTCGGACATGTCGAGACGCAAGCTGCTGGGGTACACGGGGACGGCCGCGGCGGGGGCCGTGTTCGCTTCCGCCGCTTCCGCCGAGGCCGCGGAGACGGGCACGGACACGGACGAAGCCCGCACCACGGCGACCGAGTTCATGCACGGAACCGATTTCTGGGCCAGCGCGAGTATGGCCGAGAGCGACCTGATGATGGAGATGAGCTTCAAGCTCCGCGTCGACCAGCCGAACGGCTACCCGTCCGCCCAGCACATCACGCCCCTTGAGGTGGCCCAGGCGCTGTCCGCCCTGGCGCAGTCCAAGGGCTGGCCGCCGCTCACCTTCTACGGCACGCCGCCCCCCGTCGCGGTGAACTGACGTCAGGCACGCCCGGCCGCCCGCACCTCCGGTCCCGAACGGTGACTCGGACCGCGCCGCTCACCTGGGCATGGGCCGGAAGTGAAGGCGGCCTTCGCCCGGCCCTCCGCTCCCCGCAGGGATACGGAACCGGCCGGAGGCCGCTGACAGGAGTGCGGTGTACCGCGAGGCCCGGCGCGGAGCGGCCCCGGAAGCACCACACTTCCGGGGCCGGTCCCACACGTGCTCGTCCGCCCGGCGGGAGAAGCCCAAAGGCGGCCCGAGGGCCCGGATCCGGCCCGGTCCGCACGCTCTTCGACCCTCCGCACGAGAGGCGCGGGCCCCGGCACGGCAGCGGTGGCTTCGGCTGCGTACACCGCCCCCACCGACGGCAGCGCCCCGCCGGCCCCGGCCGGCCCGGCACGGGCAGCCCGTCCGCCTGCGGGGCGGACGACCCGGCCATGGCCCCCGGCCCGGAGCCGCGCGGAGCCCCCGGCCCCCTCGGCCCGCACCGTTCCCTCGACCGCCCGGCAGGCCGGAGGGCGGGCCGGAGGGCGGGCGGTCCCGGCCGGGCAGGAACGACCGGACGCCGGGACCGGACGCACCCGCTCCGCCGACAGGCCGGCGCGGTCAGCCCAGCAGACGGCCGAAGTGGACCGCGGAGGGGGCCACGCCCAGGCTCGCCTCGCCGAAGGAGACACTGCCCCGGGCCACCGGGCCCGCGCTGCCGCCCTTGAACAGCCATACGCCGCCCTGACCGGCGTTCTCGTCCGGAGCGGCCACGGCGAGGGTCGCCGGCACGCCCTCGGCGGCACTCACGACGTGGACCTCGCCACCGAACGCGTCACCGTTCTCGTCGACGCCGGGGACGTCCGCCGTCGACTGGCCGATCACCCGGGTTCCGGTGCCGGTGACGCCCGAGGCGCGCCCCTTGAACACCAGCACCCCTCCGGCGTCCTTCGCCCCGCCCACGTCCTCGCCCGGCAGGCCGACGACGACCTCGCCGTAGCCGTCACCGTCCAGGTCCCCGACCGCCGCACTCGCCCCCATCCTGTCGCCGATCTCGTCGGCACCGGGCACCCCGGCCGTGCTCTGGGTGATCCAGGACGGCTTCAGCGCGGTGTTCTGCCCCTTGGGACCTCCGTAGGCGACCGCCACCGCGCCGCCCTTGCTCGGGAAGTCGACGTCGCTGTCCATGCCGGTGGGCTGCCGGGTGAAGACCAGGTCCGGGTAGGCGTCCCCGTTGACCGAGCCGACGGTCACCGTGGAGTGGGTGAGGTAGGTCCCCGGGGCGGCGAGGATCTGAGTCTCCGTGAAGCCCGTGCCGGTCGACAGGTACAGCGACGTCCCGTCGCAGTCCGGCTCGTCGCTGCAGCCGCTGCGCACCAGCAGGTCGTCCTTGCCGTCGTTGTTCATGTCGGCGGCCTGCACGCTCTCCAGGACGCTGTCGACGTCGGCGGGCACGGCCGTACGCGTGCTCCCGGCCGTCCCGTCCGCGCCGATGTCCTCGCTCAGCACGACCTCCCCGCCCCATGGGGCCCGGTCGATCCCGGCCACGTCCGTCCGGCCGTCCCCGTCGAAGTCACCGACCGCGTTCCCCGGGCCGTGGAACTCCACCGCCCGGGTCGCCGGCCCCCGCGCCCCGCCGAACAGGATGACGCTCGTGCCGTCCCCGGCCGAGGCGAGCAGGTCGGTGTATCCGTCGCCGTCGATGTCGGCGGCCGACGCCGCCCCGAAGCGGCCGTTCGCCGTGGCCGCCCCGGGCACCCCGGCCGAGTTCTGGCTGATGATCCGGTGCCGTGCCGGGCTGATGCCCTTCGCGTCACCCGGGTACACGGCTATGTACCCGGCCTTCGCGATGCCCGAGACGGTCCCCTCGGGCACCGGGACGAACAGGTCCTCGTACCCGTCCCCGTCGAAGTCGACGTGCTGCCCCGGCACGGCCGAGGACCCGGCGGCCGCGGCCGTGCCGGAGAAGGTGAGCGGCGCGGCGGCCGCGAGCGCCACGAAGGCCGCTGACGCGGTACGGAATCTGCGGATCTGCATGGTTCATCCCTCTGGGGTGCGAAGCGGTGAGTGGAACAGTGGCCGGCGGGGTGCCCGGACCGCCGCAGCCGTTCCCGCCGGCCGTCGCCCCCGCTCTCCAAGGAAGACGGCCGGCACGGCACAAGGTTGCGCCGGACGCCCGGGAACAAGGCCGCCGTGCCGGTGCGGAGGGCCCGGCACGGCCCTCGACCACGCCGGCAGCACCGCCGGAGCCACCGCCGCGAGCGTGAACACCGCCGACGGCGGCAGCGCCTCGCGGTGGGCCCGTCGGCGAAGAGCCTGGCGAGGACGCTGCCGGCCGGGACCAGCTCCCGGCCCGCCGCCACCCCCTGCCCGGTCCGAGCCGCCACCACCCCGGAAAGCGCCCGACGCGGGCCGGGCCGCCACCCGGCCCT
This DNA window, taken from Streptomyces nitrosporeus, encodes the following:
- a CDS encoding caspase, EACC1-associated type gives rise to the protein MLPGDAKDLPARADLTAPGCHALVVGAAAHPGELLPALPSALRSAQDVAETLSTVCGMGDRVTLLTDPASPGDVLEALTTVIARAEPTEQRYERGTVLLYFVGHGLRGPGRQLYLATARTRSLTDTAHSVPYTEIERYLSDAAADPVVILDCCFAGNAQEPARPAAADPFAGARPTGSYLLASAMRNALAYAPPDAEHTLFSGHLLALLREGDAGGPKWLTLGGVYRLLDQRLQGSAARPYGGGTARMSELALTVNRRYEPLPDPHTAQRAADVPDPDAVCPYPGILPFLPEQHRLFFGREELTRELLHRVRQARPGEPVVLVGPSGVGKSSLLRAGLAVVAEQAGLGPVRLVPAPGDRPFRRLTEEWAAAVGRTPSDVVRDLERARFSRPAEPGDGTGAGRAPGLLVIDQLEEYFTLCQDEAERGRFAAALTAGADEEQSAGAAAGPRIVLALRADYYGDALSDPRLASVVRAGHFAVPALTDEEVEAAIVRPAEHAGLRWEEGVPQLLRRDVNEERRTTGDAAALPFLAYALPEIWLRRRGPTLTYAGYAAVGGIRGAVATAADRIHDSLDDTGRAALRSLLLAMVHVADGEGRLVRRRVLPVESAGKEDLLRRLADARLVVVDEEGGAQLGHDSLLHAWSRLSGWIDEVRDDLLRLRRLTAAAEGWAEAGRKPSGLYGGDALEEAKKLTAEHIRRDGRVPPARGTRLLQGPVRKKQPVRRERPARGDVPARAARHMDAGGPAGAAASTVVRVPVPPVVGEFVTASDHAQRRRRLVTRAWIASLSVLALVAVSLFGWAAHENEQAESREKTLIARELAARAGALRERDPQTALRLSLAAYRTAVIPETRSSLYASSTTVTPAHLVPAKQYREAVLGLAYSPDGKVLAASHRERESGGGRVQLWDVSVPTRPAEAGRFELKSSPVVAFHPRSRILAAQSADELTLWDTADPREPRQLALVRLAPLQTYTLAFSKDGRTLAAGSGKGLLRLWDVGDPARPTLREQRTVATSPLISLAFTRDGDHLITGNSNGDGDAEGEQPAQVQLWDVGDPDRPVLRDTERAETVMAVAAHPRRDLVVATGGYGKVAWWEVRDGRELRRVEAEEYRDTWGDDNGGIPSLAFSADGRFLAGADRDNGVKRIDATRKTAELVDGLPGVTLPVGEPSQSVAYSPDSRYLAVGEVGGEVRLWPDRPWAPALKGGVHLMPQAGTSAFSADGRLVLTSQYEGEGRTTSVWDVSDIEAPKIRYTLPEGWEAKFFLTRREKPVFLAHHWAGGLEHTLQIWQLEPGGAVRKGAGIRFTADNPSIAVSPDGMLLAVGSDEEPVTTLWDLGDPAKPVRRGAVEVRASSALGSSGSLWFAGEQSLATTEGGRHIRFWDVSDPSRPRKGGRIKDAASMAGAMYHGASRLLVTEAVGDEVRLWDLSRPAHPVKGGVLPAAPEGYFPMGKGRLATALADGSVEFWDVSDPAHPRRTGHDLLFDHAVGSIDMAFDGRHVVTSGPYRLWSIGKDGRWNTPELFTLENAQTVHVPPGASPGGSRWLAVTTHDTTGMTPETTYVLDFDTDGLYEDLCASYPSSVFEERWRQMLPHLTYRESCA
- a CDS encoding FG-GAP and VCBS repeat-containing protein; the encoded protein is MQIRRFRTASAAFVALAAAAPLTFSGTAAAAGSSAVPGQHVDFDGDGYEDLFVPVPEGTVSGIAKAGYIAVYPGDAKGISPARHRIISQNSAGVPGAATANGRFGAASAADIDGDGYTDLLASAGDGTSVILFGGARGPATRAVEFHGPGNAVGDFDGDGRTDVAGIDRAPWGGEVVLSEDIGADGTAGSTRTAVPADVDSVLESVQAADMNNDGKDDLLVRSGCSDEPDCDGTSLYLSTGTGFTETQILAAPGTYLTHSTVTVGSVNGDAYPDLVFTRQPTGMDSDVDFPSKGGAVAVAYGGPKGQNTALKPSWITQSTAGVPGADEIGDRMGASAAVGDLDGDGYGEVVVGLPGEDVGGAKDAGGVLVFKGRASGVTGTGTRVIGQSTADVPGVDENGDAFGGEVHVVSAAEGVPATLAVAAPDENAGQGGVWLFKGGSAGPVARGSVSFGEASLGVAPSAVHFGRLLG